A stretch of the Halomonas sp. BDJS001 genome encodes the following:
- a CDS encoding ABC transporter substrate-binding protein — MKDTNCFKYLLGSSVMVVGALGAGQTLADGEITFVSQGGAYQEAQTVAILDPVAEALGITIRQESAPDAWPMIKTQGTTGQAVWDVVDTPPLNCVRGGNQGLIAELDFSQIPNAESMPEEYKTPYSVAYEFYSSVLAYNPEAFDGNPPQSWEDFWNVEEYPGNRALRNHPLGTLEAALMADGVAREELYPLDVDRAFAKLEEIKPHITTWWTSGGQSAQLLYDGEVDMLMMWNGRVSAIINEGADADFTYNDGVLQNTHLCIIEGAPNQETAAEFINAAIDPEYQANLPLHIDYGPGNPAAFDTGKIPDERARELPSFPENAERQVLMSYEWWASSAGEQAERRWLEFMQR, encoded by the coding sequence ATGAAAGATACTAACTGCTTCAAATACTTGCTTGGTTCCTCGGTAATGGTTGTTGGTGCGCTTGGCGCCGGGCAAACGCTGGCCGACGGCGAAATCACGTTCGTCTCTCAGGGTGGCGCGTATCAGGAGGCCCAGACGGTGGCCATTCTTGACCCGGTTGCTGAGGCGCTGGGCATCACCATTCGTCAGGAGAGTGCCCCCGACGCCTGGCCGATGATCAAGACACAAGGCACCACCGGCCAGGCGGTATGGGACGTGGTCGACACCCCACCATTGAACTGTGTGCGGGGCGGCAATCAAGGGCTGATTGCGGAACTCGACTTCAGCCAGATTCCTAACGCCGAGTCGATGCCCGAGGAGTATAAGACGCCCTACTCGGTTGCCTACGAGTTCTACTCCAGCGTACTGGCCTACAATCCAGAGGCCTTCGATGGCAATCCGCCGCAAAGCTGGGAGGACTTCTGGAATGTGGAGGAGTATCCCGGTAACCGTGCTCTGCGCAACCACCCGCTGGGAACGCTTGAAGCCGCCTTGATGGCTGATGGTGTTGCACGAGAAGAGCTCTATCCGCTGGATGTTGACCGGGCCTTCGCCAAGCTCGAGGAGATCAAACCGCATATCACCACCTGGTGGACCTCCGGCGGGCAGTCGGCGCAGCTCCTCTACGATGGCGAAGTGGATATGTTGATGATGTGGAATGGCCGAGTTAGCGCCATCATCAATGAAGGCGCTGATGCTGACTTCACCTATAACGATGGGGTCTTGCAGAACACGCACCTGTGCATTATCGAAGGCGCGCCCAATCAGGAGACCGCCGCCGAGTTCATCAACGCAGCTATCGACCCTGAGTATCAGGCCAACCTGCCTCTGCATATCGACTACGGCCCCGGTAACCCGGCCGCCTTCGACACGGGTAAGATTCCTGATGAGCGTGCCAGGGAGTTGCCAAGTTTTCCTGAAAATGCCGAGCGTCAGGTGTTGATGTCATACGAGTGGTGGGCTTCTTCGGCAGGTGAACAGGCGGAACGTCGTTGGCTGGAGTTTATGCAGCGATAA
- a CDS encoding ABC transporter permease: MKATAINNNYPHVRHRDASLGYRRREHALMLLLMSPAVLVVFVLLLIPLGWLIGQSFYANGFSLEHYQRIFTEGIYWNTFWVTFRISFIVTLLALLMGYPIAYAASILPRRWSMLILALVILPFWTSVLVRAYAWLILLQRSGVVNESLLGVGLIDAPLALVHNELGTIIATVHILLPFMVLPLYATMQKIPGDLIQAGASLGGTPLHVFMRVFFPLSLSGVLAGMTLVFVLCLGFYITPELVGGGRTVMASMLVSRNIQLYSDWGAASAVSVVLLICVLVIFYVVSRLVPLEKILGAK, translated from the coding sequence TTGAAAGCGACCGCCATCAACAATAATTACCCTCACGTTCGTCACCGGGATGCGTCACTGGGCTATCGGCGGCGCGAGCATGCGCTCATGCTGCTCCTGATGTCACCTGCCGTACTGGTGGTTTTCGTGCTGCTCCTCATCCCCCTTGGCTGGTTGATTGGTCAATCGTTCTATGCCAATGGTTTTTCGCTGGAGCATTATCAGCGAATCTTCACGGAAGGTATCTACTGGAATACGTTCTGGGTCACGTTTCGCATCAGCTTTATCGTGACGCTGCTGGCGCTGCTGATGGGTTACCCCATTGCCTACGCCGCCTCGATATTGCCACGGCGCTGGTCGATGCTGATATTGGCGCTGGTGATTCTGCCATTCTGGACCAGTGTTCTGGTGAGGGCCTATGCCTGGCTGATTCTGCTGCAACGCTCAGGCGTGGTGAATGAATCCCTGTTGGGCGTAGGCCTTATCGATGCGCCGCTGGCGCTGGTGCATAACGAGCTGGGCACGATCATCGCCACCGTGCATATCCTGCTGCCCTTCATGGTTTTGCCGCTTTACGCCACTATGCAGAAAATTCCCGGCGATCTAATACAGGCTGGCGCGAGCCTTGGAGGCACGCCTCTGCACGTTTTCATGCGGGTGTTCTTCCCTCTTTCGCTTAGTGGCGTGTTGGCGGGTATGACACTGGTGTTCGTGCTATGCCTCGGCTTCTATATCACCCCCGAACTAGTAGGCGGGGGGCGCACGGTCATGGCTTCGATGCTGGTCAGCCGCAACATCCAGCTGTATAGCGATTGGGGCGCCGCCAGCGCGGTTAGTGTCGTGCTGCTGATCTGCGTGCTGGTTATTTTCTATGTGGTGAGCCGCCTCGTTCCCCTTGAGAAGATACTGGGTGCAAAATGA